GGGGCCGATCAGGGACTCCAGGTAGTGCGACTCGAAGTCGTGGGAACCCCCTGCGGCGAGGACCTCCAGGTCCAGCACCGGGTAGAGCATGGTCGCGCAGGCGTAGACGTCGGTGGTGATCAGGGACGCCGCCGCGGTGAAACCACCGGCGCTGCAACCCCGGATCGCCAGCCGGGCGCGGTCGGCCACACCCTCGTCGATCAACTCCCGTGCCACAGCGGCACAGTCGGCCACGTCGACGACACCCCACTGCTCCCGCAGCCGCTCCCGGTACTCACGCCCATAGCCGGGCGTCCCGCCGTAGTTGACGTCGGCCACGCCGATGCCGCGCGAGGTGAAGTAGGCGATTTCGAGGTTCGGGGAGAGGGGCGCGCGCAGGCTGGGGCCGCCGTGCGCCCACACCACGTACGGTGCGGGGCCGTCGTCCGGTGACCGGCCGGTGGTGTGGTCCGGGTGGCGCGGGGCGTAGAGGTGGGCGTGCACCTCCTGGCCGTCCGGGCCTTTGAACACGCGGGCGATTGGCTCCGGCAAGTAGGAAGCGTCCACGGGGACTTGATGCCGGTGTCCAGCCACGCGGAGGGTGAGTTGTCCGGCGGTGAGGGTGGTGGGATGCCCGGCGGTGTCGGTGGTGGGCTGCCCGGCCGCGCCCGCCGCGTGCGCGCCCGCGTCCACCTCCACGACCTCGTACGACGTCTCGCGGCCGGCCGCGACGCCCGCGATCCGGGTCCCCGACACGGCGAGATGCGGCAGCCACTCGGTCCGGCCGCCCGGCACGTCCACGAGGCTTTCGTCGGCCGGGTCGAGTACGGCCAGGCGTTGCGCTCCCCGGCCGTGGAGCACGGCGATCCGGCCGTCGGCCAGGGGCGCGAACCAGCGCAGGCCGAGCCGTTGGGAGCCGGCGAACTCCTCCGCCGCCCGGTGCAGGATCCGCGCGGCGCCGGTCTCGGGGTCGACGCGGTGGAGATTCCACCAGCCCGTACGTTCGCAGGCGGCCAACAGCGTTCCGTCCACGGCCCATTCGGCCTGGGCCACGGGGTCTCCTGGCCCGCCGAGCAGCGCGCGGGCGTGCTGGAGGCGCCCGTCGTCGCCGACCTCGGCGATCTTCAACTCGGCCGCGTCCCATGGCATATGGGGGTGATCCCAGGCGAGCCACACGGCCCGTGAACCGTCGGGGGAGACCCGGGCCCCGGACACGAACCGGTGCCGGTCGTCGCTCAACTCCCGTACGGCGCCTCGGTCTTCGGCCGCGCTGCCGTCCAGCGGGACCTGTGCGATCAACCGCCGTACGTCGCTTGGCCCTTCACCCGTGAACTCCTCCAGCACGCAACGGACCGCGCCGCGCGCCAGGTCCACCTCCGGCTCCGCCCAGCGCAGTCCGCCGCCGACGGGGGAGACCGGCGTCAGGGGCTGGGGCCCGGCGCCCTCGGTGTCCGGGCGGTACAAGTACAGCCGCTGGTCGGGGAAGTTGACGAACACCACGAGTACGCCGAGGTCATCGGCCGCCGTGGCCCAGGGGCGTCCGCCGTACTCGATCACGCGGCTGCGGATGTTCCAGGGCCCGGGCAGGACGGTCTCGGCGTCGGCGTCCGGGCGCCGCCCGCGCATCAGGGCCGAGCGTCCGTCCTCCTGCGGGCGGGGTTCGATCCACCACAACTCCTCGCCCTGGAAGCCGAGATACGAGGGTGCCGCGATCTGGCCCGCGGTCATTCCGCGTGATGCCAGGTCCGCTGTGACCGGCGAGGCCCAGGAACCGTGAGGGGCCGGGCCGGCTGTCACGAGGCGTCTCCGTCCGTTCCGTGTGCGGGAGTTCAGACCAGGCCGGCGTAGTGCACGGTCAGGGCGATCTGGACCCGGTTGGTGTGTTCCAGCTTGGTGAGGATGTGGGAGACGTGCGCCTTGACGGTGGCCACGCTCATGTACAGCTCGGCCGCGATCTCCGCGTTGGTCCTGCCCCGGCCGACGGCCACGGCGACCTCGCGTTCCCGGTCGCCCAGCCGGTCGAGGCGGACGCGGGCCTCGGCGGCCTCCGGGCGGCGCGGGACCGTACCGTCGCCGCCCCGGGTGACCCGGGCGATGAGCTGCTCGGTCACGGCGGGGGAGAGCACCGGCTCGCCCGCCTTCACCCGGCGTACCGCCGCGACGATCTCGGCGGGCGGGGTGTGCTTGAGCAGGAAACCGGCCGCGCCCGCGCGCAGCGCGCCGAGGACCTGCTCGTCGTCCTTGAAGGTCGTCAGCATCACGACGGCCGGTGCGCCGGGCCGGGCCCGCAGCAGTTCGGTAGCCTTCAGGCCGTCCACGCCGGGCATCCGGATGTCCATCAGCACCAGGTCGGGGGCGTGCTCGTCGACCAGGGCGGGCACCTCGCCGCCGTCCGCCGCCTCGGCCACGACCTCGATGTCGTCGGCGCCGCTGAGCATCAGCCGGAGTCCCGAGCGGACCAGCGGGTCGTCGTCGACGAGCAGCACACGGATCATGCGGGCCAGGGTAGCCAGGCCCGAAGCGCGTACTCCGCTCCGTCCTCGCCATGACCGAACCGGCCGCCCGCCAGCGCGACGCGCTCCGCGAGGCCGATCAACCCCTGCCCGGAACCCGGGACGCCGTCGCGCGGGCCACCCGGTCCGGCCGGATTGCTCAGCTCCAGGGTGAGCCCGTCGCCGGGGCCGCCCGCCACCGTGATCCTGACCGGCGCACCCGGGGCGTGCTTCCGGGCGTTCGTCAGCCCTTCCTGCACGAACCGGTAGGCGGCGAGCCCGGCGATCCCCGTCGGCCCCGCGCCCCTTCCGACGCCGTCCATGTCGAGGTCGACCTTCATCCCCGCCTCGCGCGACTCCCGGACCAGGCCGGGCACTTCGGCGAGACCGGTCCGGGTGCGCGGGGTCGTCCCGTCCGCAACAGGCCCCCCGCCCGGCGACCGCAGCACCTCCAGCACCACCTGAAGATCCTCCAGCGCCTGATGCGAGCTCTCCCGGATCACGGCCGCGGCCCGGGTGGTCTCCTGCGCGGACGCCCCGGCGTTGAACTCCAGCGCCCCCGCGTGCACGCTCAGCAGCGACAGCCGGTGGGCCAGCACATCGTGCATCTCCCGCGCGATGTCCTCCCGCGCCTCGCGCTGAGCGCGCTGCGCCCGCAACACCGCCTCCGCCTCGGCCCGTTCGGCGCGCTCGCTCAGCGAACGGACGAACAGGCCCCAGCCGACCGCGGCGGCGATCAGGACCCCCAGGATCACCGCGTTGGCGATCGGCACGCCGGAGACGTAGGGACTGCTCAGGAAGTGGACGGGGATCGGCAGCAGTGCCAGCAGGGCGACGGTCAGGATCGTGCGCGCGGGCCTGAGGGCGGCGACGGTGAAGAGCGCCACGACCAGGGGCACCACGGCCGGGGTGAGGACCGCGGCGACGATCGCCACGACGGCGACAGCGGTCGGCCACCGTCTGCGCCACCACAGTGCCCCTACGGCGATCAGGGAGACCGGGTTCACCGCCCGGGTGAACCCGAGCAGCGGCGACGAGAAGGCCGGCCGGTCGAACGGCCAGGTGCCTGACCCCAGTCCCGGACTCAGCGCCAGATCCCCCCTGACCTGCACCAGCGAGAGCGCGGCCGACAGCACCAGGGCCAGCACCACAAGGCCCAGGTCGATGGTCTTCTCACGCCGGTAACCGCTCACAAGCCACAAATGTAGATCGGCCGCCGCACACCGCCGTACAGACTTTGGTCTAGAGACTTTGGTCGTACGACGAGGTCAGAGCACCGACTTTGAGCCGAAGCCACCCAGGGACCGCCGCTCCTAGCGTTCCGGGAGTCACATCGGATCCCTCATGGAAGGCTCGGCCTTGAAGAAGAACCTCCTCCTGCTGTCCGGAGCCCTGCTCGCGCTCTGCGGCGGAGTGCCGCTCGCCCAGCGGCTCTACGCCCATCTCACGACCTGGGGGTTCGGAGTCCCCGGCTACGGCCCGTCGCTGATCAGGCTGGCCCTGGTGCTCGCCGGCGCCGCGGTACTGGTCCTCGCCGCACGTGTGCGGCAGCACAATGACTGATCCGGCACTGGAGGCGGTCGGCCTCGGCCGGCGCTACCGGCGTGGCTGGGCGCTGCGGGACTGCTCGTTCCGGCTGCCGGTCGGCCGGGTCTGCGCGCTGGTCGGCCCGAACGGCGCCGGCAAGACGACCCTGCTCTCGCTGGCCGCCGGTCTGCTGGAGCCGAGCACCGGCACCATCCGGCTCGGCGGACACCCGGCCCGGTCCGCCGAGGCCCGGCAGCACACCGCGTTCCTCAGCCAGGAGAAGGCGCTCTACCCGCGCTTCCGGGTCTGCGACACCCTGCGGATCGGCCGCGAGCTGAACCCGACCTGGCACCAGGAGACCGCCGAGCGGATCATCGCCGCCGGAGACATTCCGATGGACGCCCGGGTCGGCACCCTGTCCGGCGGCCAGCGCACCCGCGTGGCCTTCGCGCTGGCCCTGGGCAAACGCCCCCGGCTGCTCCTGCTCGACGAACCGATGGCCGACCTGGACCCGCTGGTCCGCCGCCGGATGACGGACCTGCTCATGTCCGAGGCCGCTCAGCACGGCTCGACCGTCGTGATGTCCTCCCACCTGGTCTCCGAACTGGAGGGCGCCTGCGACTTCCTGGTCCTGATCGACAACGGCACGGTCAGACTCGCCGGAGACGTGGCCGAACTCATCGCCGCCCACCGCACCGTCTCCGCCCCCGACGCCCACGCGGCCCGGCTGGCGAAGCTCCCCGGCCAGGTGACCGTGGAGACCCGCAGCACGGGCGGCCGTACGACGGCACTGATCCGCCCGAGGGGCCCGCTCCCGGCGGACAACGACCCGGCCCTCCCCACCCTGGAGGACCTCCTGCTGGCCCACCTCCGCACGGCCGACGCACCCCCGCTGATCACACCCACGGCCCGCGCCGGCACCCACCACGAGGTGACGGCATGACCGCCGACGTCCTTTCACCCAGGCCCAGTTCGGGTCGGATGCCATGGCTACGGCTACGGGGCCTGACCTGGCTGGTCTGGCGGCAGAACCGGCTGGCGTTCTGGATCGGCATCGGTGCGGCGGCCGCCGTGGCGGCGTACGCGATCGTGCGCCACCAGGAGATGACGACGGCCATTGCGCAGAGCCATGTGGATGCCTGCCGGGGCACGACCATC
The nucleotide sequence above comes from Streptomyces sp. N50. Encoded proteins:
- a CDS encoding prolyl oligopeptidase family serine peptidase translates to MTAGQIAAPSYLGFQGEELWWIEPRPQEDGRSALMRGRRPDADAETVLPGPWNIRSRVIEYGGRPWATAADDLGVLVVFVNFPDQRLYLYRPDTEGAGPQPLTPVSPVGGGLRWAEPEVDLARGAVRCVLEEFTGEGPSDVRRLIAQVPLDGSAAEDRGAVRELSDDRHRFVSGARVSPDGSRAVWLAWDHPHMPWDAAELKIAEVGDDGRLQHARALLGGPGDPVAQAEWAVDGTLLAACERTGWWNLHRVDPETGAARILHRAAEEFAGSQRLGLRWFAPLADGRIAVLHGRGAQRLAVLDPADESLVDVPGGRTEWLPHLAVSGTRIAGVAAGRETSYEVVEVDAGAHAAGAAGQPTTDTAGHPTTLTAGQLTLRVAGHRHQVPVDASYLPEPIARVFKGPDGQEVHAHLYAPRHPDHTTGRSPDDGPAPYVVWAHGGPSLRAPLSPNLEIAYFTSRGIGVADVNYGGTPGYGREYRERLREQWGVVDVADCAAVARELIDEGVADRARLAIRGCSAGGFTAAASLITTDVYACATMLYPVLDLEVLAAGGSHDFESHYLESLIGPNSADSAARHRDRSPAAHPERITVPFLLLQGSDDPVCPPAQSRAFLAGASAVPHAYRLFEGEGHGFRRRDTMVAALEAELSFYGQVFGFTPPDVPVLELSTAGESR
- a CDS encoding response regulator transcription factor, whose protein sequence is MIRVLLVDDDPLVRSGLRLMLSGADDIEVVAEAADGGEVPALVDEHAPDLVLMDIRMPGVDGLKATELLRARPGAPAVVMLTTFKDDEQVLGALRAGAAGFLLKHTPPAEIVAAVRRVKAGEPVLSPAVTEQLIARVTRGGDGTVPRRPEAAEARVRLDRLGDREREVAVAVGRGRTNAEIAAELYMSVATVKAHVSHILTKLEHTNRVQIALTVHYAGLV
- a CDS encoding sensor histidine kinase, giving the protein MSGYRREKTIDLGLVVLALVLSAALSLVQVRGDLALSPGLGSGTWPFDRPAFSSPLLGFTRAVNPVSLIAVGALWWRRRWPTAVAVVAIVAAVLTPAVVPLVVALFTVAALRPARTILTVALLALLPIPVHFLSSPYVSGVPIANAVILGVLIAAAVGWGLFVRSLSERAERAEAEAVLRAQRAQREAREDIAREMHDVLAHRLSLLSVHAGALEFNAGASAQETTRAAAVIRESSHQALEDLQVVLEVLRSPGGGPVADGTTPRTRTGLAEVPGLVRESREAGMKVDLDMDGVGRGAGPTGIAGLAAYRFVQEGLTNARKHAPGAPVRITVAGGPGDGLTLELSNPAGPGGPRDGVPGSGQGLIGLAERVALAGGRFGHGEDGAEYALRAWLPWPA
- a CDS encoding ABC transporter ATP-binding protein; translated protein: MTDPALEAVGLGRRYRRGWALRDCSFRLPVGRVCALVGPNGAGKTTLLSLAAGLLEPSTGTIRLGGHPARSAEARQHTAFLSQEKALYPRFRVCDTLRIGRELNPTWHQETAERIIAAGDIPMDARVGTLSGGQRTRVAFALALGKRPRLLLLDEPMADLDPLVRRRMTDLLMSEAAQHGSTVVMSSHLVSELEGACDFLVLIDNGTVRLAGDVAELIAAHRTVSAPDAHAARLAKLPGQVTVETRSTGGRTTALIRPRGPLPADNDPALPTLEDLLLAHLRTADAPPLITPTARAGTHHEVTA